From the genome of uncultured Pseudodesulfovibrio sp., one region includes:
- a CDS encoding iron-containing alcohol dehydrogenase yields MLDFQYYMPTRIIFGPDSLNKLGVTPHLPRGDKAMIVIGESGVMIEQGYLARVQSQLSKQDVQTIVYDRIKPNPESDAVDEAAAICREKGVKFVVGLGGGSTIDSAKAIAAMATNPGKYWDYMQSGSGGGQTPENEPLPIVAIPTTAGTGTEADPWTVITKSGTDAREKVGWGYDGTFPAVSIVDPKLMLSVPPRQTAYTGMDAFFHATEAYLATCRQPASDALALEAVHLISHTLPQTVAEGDNLEARTVMAWACTAAGLCETYSSCISQHSLEHALSAFHPNLPHGAGLVLLSKAYFGFLAARGEERLADLALAMGDTLAEDLDEEVAGVAFLDALDTLITEVGLSDEKLSDYGVTREEIPALAENALSVMGGLFDVTPVDMGVDDVIAIFEAAYE; encoded by the coding sequence GTGCTCGACTTCCAATACTACATGCCTACCCGCATCATCTTCGGTCCCGACAGCCTGAACAAGCTGGGTGTTACCCCGCACCTCCCCCGCGGCGACAAGGCCATGATCGTCATCGGGGAGTCCGGCGTGATGATCGAACAGGGTTATCTGGCGCGCGTACAATCCCAGCTCTCCAAGCAGGACGTCCAGACCATCGTCTATGACAGGATCAAGCCCAACCCCGAATCCGACGCGGTGGACGAAGCGGCGGCCATCTGCCGCGAAAAAGGCGTCAAATTCGTGGTCGGCCTGGGCGGGGGATCCACCATAGACTCGGCCAAAGCCATCGCCGCCATGGCCACCAACCCCGGAAAATACTGGGACTACATGCAGTCCGGCTCCGGCGGCGGCCAGACTCCCGAAAACGAGCCCCTGCCCATCGTGGCCATTCCGACTACGGCGGGCACCGGTACCGAGGCCGATCCCTGGACGGTCATCACCAAGTCGGGCACGGACGCGCGCGAAAAGGTCGGCTGGGGGTATGACGGGACTTTTCCGGCTGTATCCATAGTGGACCCCAAGCTGATGCTCTCAGTACCGCCGAGGCAGACCGCCTACACCGGTATGGACGCTTTTTTCCACGCCACCGAGGCGTATCTGGCCACCTGCCGCCAACCCGCCAGCGATGCGCTGGCCTTAGAAGCCGTGCACCTCATCAGCCATACCCTGCCCCAGACCGTGGCCGAGGGGGACAACCTAGAGGCGCGGACCGTCATGGCCTGGGCCTGCACCGCTGCGGGGCTGTGCGAGACCTACTCCTCGTGCATCTCACAGCATTCCCTGGAGCACGCGCTCTCCGCCTTCCACCCCAATCTGCCCCACGGAGCCGGTCTGGTACTGTTGTCCAAGGCGTATTTCGGATTCCTGGCCGCACGCGGCGAGGAACGTCTGGCGGACCTGGCTCTGGCCATGGGGGACACCCTGGCCGAAGACCTCGACGAGGAAGTGGCCGGCGTGGCCTTCCTGGACGCTCTGGACACGCTTATCACCGAGGTGGGACTGTCCGACGAGAAACTGTCCGACTACGGCGTGACACGCGAGGAGATCCCGGCTTTGGCCGAAAACGCGCTGTCCGTCATGGGCGGGCTCTTTGACGTCACCCCGGTGGATATGGGCGTGGACGACGTCATCGCCATCTTTGAGGCCGCCTATGAGTAG
- a CDS encoding YkgJ family cysteine cluster protein: MTENAFECRMCGHCCQGEGGIVMTAKDRERLAAFLNISEEELVERYAHTRGGKIHLNVGVDLFCIFYKEGCGVHPGRPDICRAWPYFRGNLIDETSWEMIQDYCPGVNPKAGHAEFVCQGRAYLREHDLLRYDPDSSPNALISDE; the protein is encoded by the coding sequence ATGACCGAAAACGCCTTTGAATGCCGCATGTGCGGCCACTGTTGTCAGGGCGAGGGCGGCATCGTCATGACCGCCAAGGATCGCGAGCGATTGGCCGCGTTCCTGAACATCTCCGAGGAAGAGCTGGTTGAACGCTATGCCCACACGCGGGGTGGAAAGATCCATCTCAACGTGGGCGTGGATCTGTTCTGTATCTTCTACAAGGAAGGTTGCGGCGTGCACCCTGGCCGCCCCGACATCTGCCGCGCATGGCCGTATTTCCGCGGCAACCTCATCGACGAGACCAGTTGGGAGATGATTCAGGACTACTGTCCCGGCGTGAACCCCAAGGCGGGACATGCGGAATTCGTCTGCCAGGGACGAGCCTATTTGCGTGAGCACGACCTTTTGCGCTATGATCCCGACTCGTCTCCCAACGCACTGATTTCCGACGAATAA
- the hisF gene encoding imidazole glycerol phosphate synthase subunit HisF yields the protein MLSKRVIPCLDVRNGRLTKGIKFEGNVDIGDPVESAKKYYEEGADEIVFYDITASHEARGIFLDVVEKVASQIFIPFSVGGGINTVDDMRDVLVAGAEKVSVNSGAVKNPDIISEGAARFGSQCVVLGMDVKRVPVSEDIPSGFEIVIHGGRKYMGMDAIEWAKTGEALGAGEICLNSIDADGVKNGYDLELTRLVAEAVTIPVIASGGAGNPQHMVDAVTEGKATAALIASIVHYGEYTIPELKKYMSEHGVQTRTVW from the coding sequence ATGCTGAGTAAACGCGTCATCCCCTGCCTCGACGTGCGCAATGGCCGTCTGACCAAGGGCATCAAGTTCGAGGGCAACGTGGACATCGGCGACCCTGTCGAGTCCGCCAAGAAATATTACGAGGAAGGCGCCGACGAGATCGTCTTTTACGATATCACCGCCTCCCACGAGGCGCGTGGCATCTTCCTGGACGTTGTCGAAAAGGTCGCTTCCCAGATCTTCATCCCGTTCTCTGTGGGCGGCGGCATCAACACCGTCGACGATATGCGCGACGTGCTCGTGGCCGGGGCCGAAAAGGTTTCGGTCAACTCGGGCGCGGTCAAGAATCCGGATATCATCAGTGAAGGCGCAGCCCGGTTCGGCTCCCAGTGCGTCGTGCTCGGCATGGACGTCAAACGCGTCCCGGTGAGCGAGGACATCCCCTCCGGCTTCGAAATCGTCATCCATGGCGGCCGCAAGTACATGGGTATGGACGCCATCGAATGGGCCAAGACCGGCGAGGCGCTCGGCGCGGGCGAGATCTGCCTGAACTCCATCGATGCGGATGGCGTCAAGAACGGCTACGATCTGGAACTGACCCGGCTGGTGGCCGAGGCCGTGACCATTCCGGTCATCGCCTCCGGCGGCGCGGGCAACCCCCAGCACATGGTCGATGCAGTGACCGAGGGCAAGGCAACAGCCGCGCTCATCGCTTCCATCGTCCACTACGGCGAATACACCATCCCGGAACTGAAAAAATATATGTCCGAGCACGGTGTCCAGACCCGCACGGTCTGGTAA
- a CDS encoding DUF4340 domain-containing protein yields the protein MRRILFLVFIVLLAMLAGGTYWYRTNMEEQVSASRWLSYSLDKVKSVYVSGEEESYALVAVDNGWETRVPDASSNVSTKALNDRVRDYLNRLSELIPLLSFEERGDDGPEVHGLDEPGVRITVRFKDEGIAPLEIRFSKDDADRTYGWNSVTPDRAYEFGGEVYGQFAQPAVHFLDTKIFHFEEERVYQVQLVQPFGSSWLVKRGANGFSFVLPGYLKDKIASGSELKLYLHALALLRANKLLLEPAEPERGMAALTIKVWAGKDKEPSTVEFFTIEDDPKHYFGRSSWLTVPFLLDAESVSQLVKSAFDVQGRNVFSLDIGQVAVIVIINGDRRYVVRREHSGWRVEGGEKNVPGIDMALWRFTELQFEALPLNNLAATAVKLMHCRLLDGDGDELKAVTFYADPKLPLGQCWMKNGDGMYYPVSARLLKDLQGMFPGGSVKTE from the coding sequence TTGAGACGGATTCTGTTCCTTGTCTTCATCGTGCTCTTGGCCATGCTGGCCGGTGGCACGTACTGGTATCGAACCAACATGGAAGAGCAGGTCTCGGCGTCACGCTGGCTGTCATATTCCCTGGACAAGGTCAAGTCCGTGTATGTCAGCGGCGAAGAGGAGTCCTATGCGCTGGTCGCCGTGGATAATGGTTGGGAGACAAGAGTTCCTGATGCCTCTTCCAATGTTTCGACCAAAGCCCTGAATGACCGGGTTCGGGACTACCTGAACCGGTTGTCGGAGCTTATCCCGCTGCTTTCCTTTGAAGAGCGCGGTGACGATGGTCCCGAGGTGCACGGTCTGGACGAACCCGGCGTAAGGATTACGGTGCGATTCAAGGATGAGGGCATTGCGCCTCTTGAGATTCGGTTCTCGAAGGATGACGCCGACCGTACCTATGGCTGGAATTCGGTGACGCCGGATCGGGCCTACGAATTCGGAGGCGAGGTTTACGGGCAGTTCGCCCAACCGGCCGTCCATTTCCTCGATACCAAGATATTTCATTTTGAAGAGGAGCGGGTCTATCAGGTACAGCTTGTCCAGCCTTTCGGTTCAAGCTGGCTGGTCAAGCGCGGGGCGAACGGGTTCAGCTTTGTCCTGCCCGGCTACCTCAAGGACAAGATTGCATCCGGCTCAGAGCTCAAGCTCTACCTGCACGCCCTGGCCCTGTTACGGGCCAACAAGCTGCTACTGGAGCCGGCCGAGCCTGAACGGGGCATGGCGGCCCTGACCATTAAGGTCTGGGCCGGAAAAGACAAGGAGCCGTCCACGGTGGAGTTCTTCACCATCGAGGATGATCCAAAACATTATTTCGGACGCTCTTCCTGGCTGACCGTGCCATTTCTGCTCGATGCGGAGAGTGTCAGCCAGTTGGTCAAGAGTGCCTTTGATGTCCAGGGGCGCAATGTGTTTTCCCTGGATATCGGTCAGGTCGCCGTCATTGTCATCATTAACGGCGATCGTCGTTATGTTGTCCGCCGCGAACACTCCGGCTGGCGCGTGGAAGGGGGCGAAAAAAACGTCCCGGGCATTGACATGGCGCTCTGGCGATTTACTGAGTTACAGTTTGAGGCGTTGCCCCTGAATAATCTGGCCGCCACAGCTGTGAAGCTCATGCACTGCCGCCTGCTGGACGGCGACGGGGACGAATTGAAGGCAGTGACCTTCTATGCTGACCCGAAGCTGCCACTTGGGCAATGTTGGATGAAAAACGGAGACGGCATGTATTATCCCGTTTCTGCTCGGCTTCTCAAGGACTTGCAGGGTATGTTCCCCGGCGGGTCCGTAAAGACGGAATAA
- a CDS encoding M23 family metallopeptidase — MLFRKYHIVVFKDKQGSCKKFQLRGWFIVFLLLMTVSMAAGNVILWKKYAEHSRIEQGLNIAEKTVQEQKTQLLSLSQKITSLQGNLNRIRDFDSKLRVMINLDQDGSQAAAPKGGPANENFSKGYLPLYRQELLARKMHEFLRQLNVEARLEEVRQQEIMHTLRSNQNILEATPSIWPTSGWVTSGFAWRTSPFTGKREFHKGLDISAPRGTPVYAPARASVTFAGRDGSYGLSIRLKHNASLSTRFAHLNRIAIKSGQEVTRGELIGYVGNTGRSTGPHLHYEVRLNGVPVNPKRYILN, encoded by the coding sequence ATGCTTTTCCGAAAATACCACATAGTTGTCTTCAAAGACAAACAGGGTTCGTGCAAGAAATTCCAGCTTCGTGGCTGGTTTATCGTATTTTTGCTGCTCATGACCGTCTCCATGGCGGCGGGCAATGTCATTCTCTGGAAGAAGTATGCCGAGCACTCCCGCATTGAACAGGGGCTGAATATTGCCGAGAAGACCGTGCAGGAACAGAAGACCCAACTTCTGAGCCTTTCCCAGAAAATCACCTCCCTGCAGGGCAACCTGAACCGCATCCGGGACTTTGACTCAAAGCTGCGGGTCATGATCAATCTGGACCAGGACGGCAGCCAGGCTGCCGCGCCCAAAGGCGGACCGGCCAACGAAAATTTCTCCAAGGGGTATCTGCCCCTCTACCGCCAGGAACTTCTCGCCCGCAAGATGCATGAGTTCCTTCGTCAGCTGAACGTGGAGGCGCGCCTTGAAGAGGTTCGCCAGCAGGAGATCATGCACACCCTGCGCTCCAACCAGAACATCCTCGAAGCCACTCCGTCCATCTGGCCGACCTCCGGCTGGGTAACTTCCGGCTTCGCCTGGCGCACCTCGCCCTTTACGGGCAAACGCGAGTTCCACAAAGGACTCGACATTTCCGCACCCAGAGGCACTCCGGTATACGCCCCGGCCAGAGCGTCCGTTACTTTCGCAGGACGTGACGGGTCTTACGGCCTGTCCATCCGTTTGAAGCACAACGCCAGCCTGTCCACCCGGTTTGCACACCTCAACCGTATTGCCATCAAGAGCGGCCAAGAGGTCACCCGGGGTGAGCTTATCGGCTATGTCGGCAACACGGGCCGTTCCACCGGCCCCCATCTTCACTATGAAGTCCGCCTGAACGGCGTGCCGGTGAACCCCAAGCGGTACATCCTCAACTAG
- a CDS encoding CoA-binding protein: MLIDMKELAPLLREVKTIAVVGAVDKPGRPVDMVGRALIEMGFTVIPVHPKRTDVWGLTTYPALGDIPMPVDLVDVFRAPQFCPDHAREVLAMNPLPKIFWMQSGITSPEAREILAESGITVVEDRCTKVEMQAMGISR, translated from the coding sequence ATGCTGATCGACATGAAAGAGCTAGCCCCCCTGCTGCGCGAGGTCAAGACCATCGCCGTGGTTGGGGCAGTGGACAAACCGGGCCGCCCCGTGGACATGGTCGGCCGCGCCCTGATCGAAATGGGCTTCACGGTCATCCCCGTCCATCCCAAACGGACCGACGTCTGGGGGCTGACCACCTACCCTGCTCTGGGCGACATCCCGATGCCCGTGGACCTGGTTGACGTTTTCCGGGCACCTCAGTTCTGCCCGGACCATGCCCGCGAGGTCCTGGCCATGAATCCGCTCCCCAAAATTTTCTGGATGCAGTCCGGCATCACCAGCCCCGAGGCCCGCGAAATACTGGCCGAGAGCGGGATCACGGTTGTCGAAGACCGCTGCACCAAGGTTGAAATGCAGGCCATGGGGATCAGCCGATGA
- the rpoZ gene encoding DNA-directed RNA polymerase subunit omega: MARITVEDCLAKVSNRFLITQMAIKRVKQYREGYDPLVDTKNKEVVNALREIAAGKVVPETSDDLHLHASETEEV, from the coding sequence ATGGCAAGGATCACCGTAGAGGATTGTCTGGCGAAAGTGAGCAATCGTTTTCTCATCACCCAGATGGCCATCAAGAGGGTAAAGCAGTACCGTGAAGGGTACGATCCGCTGGTCGATACCAAGAACAAGGAAGTGGTCAACGCGCTTCGCGAAATCGCGGCCGGCAAGGTTGTCCCCGAAACCTCCGACGACCTCCACCTCCACGCTTCCGAAACCGAGGAAGTCTAA
- the dnaJ gene encoding molecular chaperone DnaJ, whose protein sequence is MSKRDYYEILEVERTATQDEIKTAYRKLAFKYHPDRNQDDPDAESKFKEAAEAYEILGNSEKRQSYDRFGHDGVNGNGFSGFSSNEDIFGAFSDIFGEVFGFSSAGRSNRPRAGSDLRYNLEISFRDAAKGTEVGIKIPVESTCENCGGSGSAPGSTPEICPQCGGSGTVQQSQGFFRISAPCPQCRGAGKLITDPCDTCMGRGSVIKDKDLNVRIPAGVDNNSRLRLRGEGEAGVNGGPPGDLYVVIRVAPDDTFERQGQNLIISREISMVEAALGHRMEVPTLDEPVNLDIPSGTQSGEVFRLRGLGLPHLGSSQNGDLLVEIRVKTPSKLNSRQEELLKEFAEIEAGKLKNRAKGFFKKAKDKVMGE, encoded by the coding sequence ATGTCCAAACGCGATTATTACGAAATCCTGGAGGTGGAACGCACCGCCACCCAGGATGAGATCAAGACGGCGTACCGGAAACTGGCCTTCAAGTATCATCCGGACCGCAATCAGGATGATCCCGACGCCGAGTCCAAGTTCAAGGAGGCCGCCGAGGCCTACGAGATCCTGGGCAACAGCGAGAAACGCCAGTCCTATGACCGGTTCGGTCACGACGGCGTGAACGGAAATGGTTTTTCCGGTTTTTCCAGTAACGAAGATATCTTCGGTGCCTTCAGCGATATCTTCGGTGAAGTCTTCGGTTTTTCGTCTGCCGGACGGTCCAACCGTCCCCGGGCCGGTTCCGACCTGCGTTACAACCTGGAGATATCCTTCAGGGACGCGGCCAAAGGCACCGAGGTGGGCATCAAGATCCCGGTGGAAAGTACCTGCGAGAACTGCGGCGGGAGCGGTTCGGCTCCCGGCTCCACGCCCGAGATCTGTCCCCAGTGTGGCGGCTCCGGAACCGTGCAGCAGTCCCAGGGCTTTTTCCGCATTTCCGCTCCCTGCCCCCAGTGCCGCGGCGCGGGCAAGCTGATCACCGACCCCTGCGACACCTGCATGGGCCGCGGTTCGGTCATCAAGGACAAGGACCTCAACGTCCGTATCCCGGCCGGCGTGGACAACAACTCTCGCCTGCGGTTGCGCGGTGAGGGTGAGGCCGGTGTCAACGGTGGCCCTCCGGGCGACCTTTACGTGGTCATCCGTGTTGCTCCGGACGATACCTTCGAGCGTCAGGGCCAGAACCTGATCATCAGCCGGGAAATCTCCATGGTCGAGGCCGCCCTAGGCCACCGCATGGAGGTGCCCACTCTGGACGAACCGGTCAACCTGGACATTCCGAGCGGCACGCAGTCCGGTGAGGTCTTCAGGCTTCGCGGTCTGGGCCTGCCCCATCTCGGCTCCAGCCAGAACGGCGATCTGCTCGTGGAGATTCGCGTCAAGACGCCGTCCAAGCTGAACAGCCGCCAGGAAGAACTTCTCAAGGAGTTCGCCGAGATCGAGGCTGGAAAACTCAAAAACCGGGCCAAGGGCTTCTTCAAGAAGGCCAAAGACAAGGTCATGGGAGAGTAG
- a CDS encoding DnaJ domain-containing protein, with the protein MNLQECLRELKLAPGANLDEVKSAFRKLAFKYHPDLNPGPHAAEKFRVVNEAYVTAKKLMEPSGPTASETRDNEPKGPQASQEQGARAYQRQQRKTPPPRPEKERQQRSTRAKNQKYYYKEEEVLRTILNDPFAKKVFEDIYSQIRKDKPGYKGPLELKKRNLQLHWGERTINLDFSKGIKGWLKGQMDFEQTVYYPASHLLPGRKVRITIERPFSKGSKTVEVTLPRDFVVGRPIRLKGLGRKLGPFKGDLLLRILGK; encoded by the coding sequence ATGAATCTCCAGGAGTGCCTCAGAGAGCTCAAGCTCGCCCCCGGGGCGAACCTGGACGAGGTCAAGTCCGCCTTTCGCAAGCTGGCCTTCAAGTACCACCCGGACCTCAATCCCGGCCCGCACGCAGCCGAGAAATTCCGCGTGGTCAACGAGGCCTACGTCACGGCCAAGAAGCTCATGGAGCCAAGCGGCCCCACGGCATCGGAAACCCGCGACAACGAGCCCAAGGGACCTCAGGCGAGCCAGGAACAAGGCGCGCGGGCCTACCAGCGCCAACAGCGAAAAACGCCTCCGCCCCGCCCTGAGAAAGAACGGCAACAGCGTTCCACACGGGCCAAAAACCAGAAATATTACTATAAGGAAGAGGAGGTCCTGCGGACCATCCTCAACGACCCTTTCGCCAAGAAGGTCTTCGAGGATATCTACTCGCAGATCCGCAAGGACAAGCCCGGGTACAAGGGACCGCTCGAACTCAAGAAGCGCAACCTGCAACTGCACTGGGGTGAGAGGACCATCAATCTGGACTTCTCCAAGGGCATCAAGGGATGGCTGAAAGGCCAGATGGATTTCGAGCAGACCGTCTACTATCCGGCCTCCCATCTCCTGCCCGGGCGCAAGGTCCGCATCACCATCGAAAGGCCTTTCTCCAAGGGCTCGAAGACGGTCGAGGTCACGTTGCCCCGGGACTTCGTGGTAGGCCGTCCCATCCGACTCAAGGGGCTGGGACGCAAGCTCGGCCCGTTCAAGGGCGACCTGCTTCTGCGCATCCTCGGGAAATAG
- the hisH gene encoding imidazole glycerol phosphate synthase subunit HisH gives MLAIFDYKAGNQTSVHRALEHLGIPNEITNDPEKLDLAKGIIFPGVGAAGQAMEELESGGLDEVIKKLIGQKKPVLGICVGCQILLDYSEENDTKALEVIPGECRLFNPSWVDYEDIQIRVPHMGWNQVELLKECELFEGIEPDADFYFVHSYYPAPKEEFIIGTTRYGIDFCSVHGRKGLWAVQFHPEKSGRPGLKMLSNFYKYCQEASDAE, from the coding sequence ATGCTCGCCATTTTCGATTACAAGGCGGGAAACCAGACCAGTGTCCACCGGGCTCTGGAACACCTGGGCATCCCCAATGAGATCACCAACGACCCCGAGAAACTTGACCTGGCCAAGGGAATCATCTTCCCCGGCGTCGGCGCAGCGGGCCAGGCCATGGAAGAGCTTGAATCCGGCGGCCTCGACGAGGTCATCAAGAAGCTCATAGGACAGAAAAAGCCCGTGCTCGGCATCTGCGTGGGCTGCCAGATTCTCCTGGACTACTCCGAGGAGAACGACACCAAGGCTCTGGAAGTCATCCCCGGCGAATGTCGTCTGTTCAACCCTTCCTGGGTTGATTACGAAGACATCCAGATTCGCGTGCCGCATATGGGCTGGAACCAGGTGGAGCTGCTCAAGGAGTGCGAGCTGTTCGAGGGCATCGAGCCGGACGCGGATTTCTACTTCGTGCACAGCTACTACCCCGCCCCCAAGGAAGAGTTCATCATAGGCACTACGCGCTACGGCATCGACTTCTGTTCGGTGCACGGCCGCAAAGGGCTTTGGGCCGTCCAGTTCCACCCGGAAAAAAGCGGACGCCCCGGCCTGAAGATGCTGTCGAACTTCTACAAATACTGTCAGGAGGCCAGTGATGCTGAGTAA
- the moaC gene encoding cyclic pyranopterin monophosphate synthase MoaC — MADGFSHMDQDGNARMVDVSAKNDTSRTAIVRGLVRLSAETMRLLKADALPKGDVLTTAKIAGIQAAKRTSDLIPMCHPLPISYIDVRFTVHDAESTIELECEVRTTYKTGVEMEALIGCQVAAATIYDMCKAVQKDIVIDGCRLVFKSGGKSGTFTAE; from the coding sequence ATGGCAGATGGCTTTTCGCACATGGATCAGGACGGCAACGCACGCATGGTGGATGTTTCCGCCAAGAACGATACGAGCCGCACGGCCATTGTCCGTGGACTGGTTCGTCTGTCAGCAGAGACCATGCGCCTGCTCAAGGCGGACGCGCTGCCCAAGGGCGACGTGTTGACCACTGCCAAGATCGCGGGCATCCAGGCCGCCAAGCGGACCAGCGATCTCATCCCCATGTGCCACCCGCTGCCCATCAGCTACATCGACGTGCGCTTTACCGTGCACGACGCGGAATCGACCATCGAGCTGGAATGCGAGGTGCGCACCACCTACAAGACCGGCGTGGAGATGGAGGCCCTCATCGGCTGCCAAGTGGCGGCCGCGACCATCTACGATATGTGCAAGGCCGTCCAGAAAGACATCGTCATCGATGGCTGTCGCCTGGTCTTCAAGTCCGGAGGCAAGAGCGGGACATTCACCGCCGAGTAG
- a CDS encoding tRNA 2-thiocytidine biosynthesis TtcA family protein — MASWGKLTFAQKKCVTATGKLMQQTEMVSGGARIGLAISGGVDSFLMLKVMTIRQAIMPFPVELMALHVNPGFDTSSHAPLVRWCADHGMAAHIELTDFGPRAHSEENRKNSPCFWCAMQRRKRLFELCRDYNLTHLAFGHNADDNVVTFFMNVAQNGRADGLSANESFFGGKLKVIRPTMLLDKKTVIKAATQWELPIWENVCPSNGYTKRDEIHEWLRTLWRKDKRIKNNIFNAITRQQVDLTSKKV; from the coding sequence ATGGCCTCATGGGGCAAACTCACCTTTGCGCAAAAAAAATGCGTCACCGCCACGGGCAAGCTCATGCAGCAGACCGAAATGGTCTCCGGCGGAGCCCGTATCGGCCTGGCCATCTCCGGCGGAGTGGACAGCTTTCTGATGCTCAAGGTCATGACCATCCGGCAGGCGATCATGCCTTTTCCGGTGGAACTCATGGCCCTGCACGTCAACCCCGGGTTCGACACCTCCTCCCACGCACCGCTGGTCCGCTGGTGCGCGGATCACGGCATGGCCGCACACATAGAACTGACCGATTTCGGTCCCCGTGCGCACTCCGAGGAGAACCGCAAGAACTCACCGTGCTTCTGGTGCGCCATGCAGCGCAGAAAAAGACTTTTCGAGCTCTGCCGCGACTACAACCTGACCCACCTCGCTTTCGGGCATAACGCAGACGACAACGTGGTAACCTTTTTCATGAACGTGGCGCAGAACGGCCGGGCCGATGGCCTCTCGGCCAACGAGTCGTTCTTCGGGGGCAAGCTGAAAGTGATCCGCCCGACCATGCTTCTGGACAAAAAAACGGTCATCAAAGCCGCCACACAATGGGAGCTGCCCATATGGGAAAACGTCTGCCCTTCAAATGGTTACACAAAAAGGGATGAAATCCACGAATGGCTCCGGACCCTTTGGAGGAAGGATAAACGTATAAAAAACAACATCTTCAATGCCATAACGCGGCAACAAGTCGACTTGACAAGCAAAAAAGTCTAG
- a CDS encoding Xaa-Pro peptidase family protein, with translation MFEAIARIPEEELKRRQDSVRHHLNTIAPEAGGILVFSRLNIYYLTGTFGQGVLWLPLDGEPVLLIRKGVNRARLEAGIKHILPYKSYSELPSLCADAGSPFTPVLAAVMAGLTWQLGTMLAAKLKDYTMVPGDHAVALAKMVKSEYELDILRRCGEKHHRCLYDILPTMIHPGMTEREVAHKAWEAFFNEGHMGILRMQAHDEEAFLGHVSAGDSGNYPSGFNGPLGLRGEHPGSALMGNVHKVWQPGEPLMLDIGFQIEGYHTDKTQAYFAGPASSMPDEIRRAHDFCIELQDWMCATAKPGVTPEELYLHCLDEADRLGYAEGFMGLDENQVPFVGHGIGLTIDEFPPIAKGFTQPLEQGMVIALEPKQGIRGVAMVGVENTFEITADGCRCISGDKYDMVPVE, from the coding sequence ATGTTCGAAGCTATCGCCCGCATCCCCGAAGAGGAACTCAAGCGTCGCCAGGACTCGGTCCGGCACCATCTTAACACCATCGCGCCGGAGGCGGGAGGCATCCTCGTCTTCTCCCGGCTGAATATTTATTACCTGACCGGTACCTTCGGTCAGGGTGTGCTCTGGCTGCCGCTGGACGGGGAACCCGTGCTGCTCATCCGCAAAGGCGTCAATCGCGCCCGTCTGGAGGCGGGGATCAAGCACATCCTGCCGTACAAGTCCTACTCCGAACTGCCGAGTCTGTGCGCGGACGCGGGCAGTCCGTTCACGCCGGTTTTGGCCGCGGTCATGGCCGGGCTCACCTGGCAGCTCGGAACCATGCTGGCGGCAAAGCTGAAGGACTATACCATGGTCCCCGGCGATCATGCCGTGGCCTTGGCCAAAATGGTCAAATCTGAATATGAATTGGATATCCTGCGTCGCTGCGGCGAGAAGCATCATCGCTGCCTGTACGATATCCTGCCGACCATGATCCATCCCGGCATGACCGAGCGTGAAGTCGCCCACAAGGCCTGGGAGGCCTTTTTCAATGAAGGCCACATGGGCATCCTTCGCATGCAGGCCCACGATGAGGAAGCCTTTCTCGGTCACGTGTCGGCCGGTGATTCCGGCAACTACCCCAGTGGGTTCAACGGCCCGCTCGGACTGCGGGGCGAACATCCGGGCTCGGCCCTGATGGGCAATGTGCACAAGGTCTGGCAACCGGGCGAACCGCTCATGCTCGACATCGGCTTCCAGATCGAGGGCTACCATACGGACAAGACTCAGGCGTACTTCGCCGGCCCCGCATCTTCCATGCCCGATGAGATCCGCCGCGCCCACGATTTCTGCATCGAGTTGCAGGACTGGATGTGCGCCACGGCCAAACCGGGTGTTACCCCGGAGGAGCTCTACCTGCACTGCCTGGATGAGGCGGACCGGTTGGGGTATGCCGAGGGCTTCATGGGGCTGGACGAGAATCAGGTCCCATTTGTCGGCCATGGCATCGGTCTGACAATCGACGAATTTCCGCCCATCGCCAAAGGGTTCACCCAACCTCTGGAGCAGGGTATGGTCATTGCTCTTGAACCCAAACAGGGTATCAGAGGCGTTGCCATGGTCGGCGTGGAGAACACCTTCGAGATTACTGCCGACGGCTGCCGCTGCATCTCGGGAGACAAATACGACATGGTTCCCGTGGAATGA